The following coding sequences are from one Solea solea chromosome 4, fSolSol10.1, whole genome shotgun sequence window:
- the si:dkey-273o13.3 gene encoding filaggrin-2: MCDRQEKNYKHGKTVPHQHQNQDQYRQKLYQSDDDYSQDTRSKADGSILNEDHGRHHCQSHHDHHKPHLHRASLPEISLTSSAGSSSSSPSSFSSSSSSCSSFSSSSSSSSFSSDTSSDCWDRAAHKKPRHSQSCTDITGKHGYFDGEDDTAPLIDKKRVSRRSVKGKRERGKSSRSPTQDTANKTQKIRRGSRSDGNVRKSKSMEALSRPKDREEHENCDENEQERRKSEARKNLTKEKMKFSAFLNEITRQVLSPMRLTTLGVTDAQRPCSSRQASVKSSKMDSSTNKHGQQKSWPTSADSVSSSERSHTGKQHSTQLSKSKSFHHSRSHHSGDSPSHMYPRPKSCTDISCLKRAQSPQHHNHTPSNKGYHRHQGDHASRHHHRRHHCEDCNCLNNHNHHRDQDGTDHLHRQGHHGGHHSPTNHHGNQYKHNSVYHSLSRPHHNGDRRYGCHFSPTCHHGQHCHRHGNRRGPSRHHSDQHGHALHHGEEQSTTFHYTHGDQSSPHNREGHTTPSHPHLHGSGYYHHHQSSHPKTECPTTSHHHRHHSSSSDHGNHHSPPHHHHHNQHHLGDHHSEGHHYHHGDSESHQHHHGNHQSPSHRHGDHHNEITQHHHGNHQSTSHHHGDHHNEFTQHHHGDHYSPGHNHQHGDHHRETYKHHHGDHYRETHEHHHGDHHRETPERFHGDQHRETHEHHHGDHHRETHEHHHGNHCSFGHQHHHGDKQSHWYFHEVEHNRSHLHHHDNHHSDSHLHHHSDHSKESHPHLHDNHRSDSHHHSDHSKESHPHFHSSESHLHHHGDHNSESHLHHHEDDVCHHQGHHPESHVNHDDLHTHLKGPSARSPPSHKKSESHTNKADLPSNPRSRDEEQTSFLDSSSSYKEKPDELGRIMKSQDKDDGLHRSSLRTECSGEEFMNNQRLLEAELQKTRIELSNLTERFKRLHDSCSSTEQTNDLLQKNLHSMAQSMEGERERLNRRISALTEQLTDAKFTDNVETGTHFNATSALHNTNIHFQSDGAINQVVLPITPPPTQFMDSHDYGKAKVSGQEQSLGSVPEEEEESDWSEMGEEIPRFILTGLGRNQVWRHQEGDMDGDSESGGEETFRLHSQIPHLQFTIHSEILPALQTNTCPPGFTNLSEAMTVESSYRITSSPALCSSILIRSASLEELPHRHMLKELRGTEAMMDLHHHPSHEVMEDLEDEIIHHWRTSSDMGAGIGSAMESSLVGLRSAEQMLNHFICESQLSEGKVQSGAEVHGWTGGIRDEVLKGERTEL; encoded by the exons ATGTGTGACCGTCAAGAGAAAAACTACAAGCATGGAAAGACTGTGCCGCACCAGCACCAAAACCAGGACCAGTACCGGCAAAAGCTGTATCAGTCAGATGACGACTATAGCCAAGA CACCCGTTCAAAGGCAGAtggcagcattttgaatgaagaCCATGGACGTCATCACTGTCAGTCTCATCACGACCATCACAAGCCACATCTCCACCGCGCTTCTCTTCCGGAAATCTCTCTGACTTCCTCAGCTGGTTCCTCTTCGTCCTCGCCGTCTTCCTTctcttcgtcttcctcctcttgttcctccttctcttcctcctcttcctcctccagcttctcctctgACACCAGCAGCGACTGCTGGGATAGAGCTGCACACAAGAAGCCTCGGCATTCGCAGTCCTGCACAGACATCACGGGAAAACACGGATACTTTGACGGAGAAGACGACACAGCTCCTCTGATAGATAAAAAACGTGTGAGCAGACGCTCGGTCAAAGGGAAAAGGGAGAGAGGCAAGTCCTCACGCAGCCCGACTCAGGACACCGCTAACAAAACACAGAAGATTAGAAGAGGATCCAGAAGTGATGGAAATGTCCGGAAATCCAAGTCCATGGAGGCTCTGAGTAGACCTAAAGACAGAGAGGAACATGAAAACTGTGACGAAAATGAAcaagaaaggaggaaaagtgAAGCCCGAAAGAATTTAACGAAGGAGAAAATGAAGTTCTCTGCTTTCCTCAATGAAATCACTCGGCAGGTGCTCAGCCCGATGAGACTCACCACTCTTGGGGTCACAGATGCTCAAAGACCCTGCAGTTCACGGCAGGCTTCCGTTAAGTCCAGTAAGATGGACAGCAGCACTAACAAACACGGACAACAGAAGAGCTGGCCCACCAGCGCAGACTCGGTTAGCTCCAGTGAACGCTCTCATACCGGCAAGCAACACTCTACTCAACTCTCCAAATCTAAATCCTTCCACCACAGCCGCAGTCACCATTCTGGAGACTCGCCCAGTCACATGTACCCCAGGCCCAAGAGTTGCACTGACATTAGCTGTTTGAAAAGAGCTCAAAGTCCTCAGCATCACAACCACACGCCTTCCAATAAGGGCTACCACCGTCACCAGGGCGATCACGCCTCTCGTCATCACCACCGTCGTCATCATTGTGAAGACTGCAACTGCCTGAACAATCACAATCACCACAGAGACCAAGACGGCACAGATCATCTGCATCGACAAGGACATCATGGAGGGCATCATAGCCCCACCAATCACCATGGTAACCAATATAAACACAATAGCGTCTACCATAGCCTGTCCCGTCCCCATCATAATGGAGACCGTCGTTATGGATGCCACTTCAGCCCGACTTGCCACCACGGACAGCACTGTCATCGCCATGGAAACCGCCGTGGACCTTCTCGTCACCATAGTGACCAACATGGCCATGCTCTTCACCATGGAGAAGAACAAAGTACCACTTTTCATTACACCCATGGAGACCAAAGTTCACCACATAATCGTGAAGGTCACACCACTCCATCACATCCCCATCTTCATGGCTCGGgttactaccaccaccaccaaagcAGCCACCCAAAAACTGAGTGTCCTACTACATCACATCACCACAGGCATCATAGCTCATCCAGTGACCATGGTAATCATCACAGCCCAccacatcaccatcaccacaatCAGCATCACCTGGGAGACCACCACAGTGAAGGTCATCATTATCACCATGGTGACAGTGAATCTCATCAgcatcaccatggaaaccaccaAAGTCCAAGCCATCGCCATGGAGACCACCACAATGAAATTACTCAgcatcaccatggaaaccaccaAAGTACAAGCCATCACCATGGAGACCACCACAATGAATTTACTCAGCATCACCATGGAGACCATTACAGTCCAGGCCATAACCATCAACATGGAGACCACCACAGGGAAACGTATAAGCATCACCATGGGGACCACTACAGGGAAACACATGAGCATCACCATGGAGACCACCACAGGGAAACACCTGAGCGTTTCCATGGAGACCAACACAGGGAAACACATGAGCATCACCATGGAGACCaccacagagaaacacatgaGCATCACCACGGAAACCACTGCAGTTTTGGCCATCAGCATCACCATGGAGACAAGCAATCACATTGGTATTTCCATGAGGTTGAACACAATCGATCTCACCTgcatcaccatgacaaccaccACAGTGACTCGCATTTGCATCACCATAGCGACCATTCCAAAGAATCTCATCCACATCTCCATGACAACCACCGGAGTGATTCGCATCACCATAGCGACCATTCCAAAGAATCTCATCCACATTTCCACTCCAGTGAATCTCATCTGCATCACCATGGAGACCACAACAGTGAATCTCATCTGCACCACCATGAAGATGATGTTTGCCATCACCAAGGACATCATCCTGAATCACATGTCAACCATGATGACCTCCACACTCATTTAAAGGGACCTTCTGCTCGCAGTCCACCTTCACACAAGAAGTCAGAGTCTCATACCAACAAAGCAGATTTACCCAGCAACCCTAGGAGCCGTGATGAGGAACAGACAAGTTTTTTGGACTCGTCATCGTCATATAAA GAAAAGCCAGATGAGCTGGGTAGAATCAT GAAATCACAGGACAAGGACGACGGTCTGCATCGAAGCTCGCTGAGGACGGAGTGTTCCGGAGAGGAATTCATGAACAACCAGAGGCTTTTGGAGGCAGAGCTTCAGAAGACACGCATAGAGCTCAGCAACCTCACTGAGAGGTTCAAGAG ACTCCACGACAGCTGCTCCTCGACAGAGCAGACCAATGATCTGCTTCAGAAAAACCTCCATTCCATG gCTCAGAGTATGGAAGGAGAACGCGAGAGGTTGAACCGGCGTATTTCGGCACTGACGGAGCAGCTCACTGATGCTAAATTTACTGACAATGTGGAGACAGGAACTCACTTCAAT gCAACGTCAGCACTGCACAACACTAACATCCATTTTCAGTCAGATGGTGCCATTAATCAGGTGGTTCTCCCCATCACTCCTCCTCCCACTCAGTTCATGGACAGCCATGACTATGGCAAAGCTAAAGTCAGCGGGCAGGAGCAATCTTTGGGTTCAGttccagaggaggaagaggagtctGACTGGTCAGAGATGGGAGAAGAGATCCCACGGTTTATACTGACCGGACTGGGCAGAAATCAAGTGTGGAGACACCAGGAGGGAGACATGGACGGAGACAGTGAGTCAGGAGGTGAGGAAACGTTCAGACTGCACTCTCAGATACCTCATCTCCAGTTCACGATCCACAGTGAGATTTTACCGGCTCTGCAGACCAATACTTGCCCACCTGGCTTCACAAACCTGTCTGAGGCCATGACAGTGGAGAGCAGTTACAGGATCACCTCAAGTCCAGCCCTTTGCTCTTCAATCCTGATCCGATCGGCCAGCCTGGAAGAACTTCCACACCGTCACATGCTCAAAGAGCTGAGAGGCACAGAGGCCATGATggacctccaccaccacccgAGCCACGAGGTCATGGAGGACTTGGAAGATGAGATCATTCATCACTGGAGAACAAGCAGCGACATGGGGGCAGGTATTGGGAGTGCGATGGAGAGCAGCCTGGTGGGCCTGCGGTCGGCCGAGCAGATGCTCAACCATTTCATCTGTGAGTCACAGCTAAGCGAGGGGAAAGTTCAGAGCGGGGCCGAGGTGCATGGCTGGACGGGAGGAATAAGAGATGAGGTGTTGAAAGGGGAGCGAACAGAGCTTTGA